In Longimicrobium sp., a single genomic region encodes these proteins:
- a CDS encoding bifunctional oligoribonuclease/PAP phosphatase NrnA, producing MSELLAVPESRAFPLRRLLQPLLGARSVALHTHVHADGDGAGSQAALAAWLEGRGIRCTIVNPTPFPDSLRFVLHRQDVVADLGTPEAEAALDEADLFLVLDTSEPERIGKLAQRIPRDRTLVVDHHPAGSEVVGDVAVQDPTAAATGEMVYDIITLSGDAVPQASALGAYVALVSDTGSFRFGNTTPRVLAVAGELMTLGIDPEVVYRRLFATAPRRRLELLREALATLESDDRVGWMVVPHEVTRRLGVSGEDFDGLIEHVRSMEGTEVALLFRETAPGETKISFRSNGAADVNRIAREFGGGGHVKAAGANVPEPAATLVPRVIEAVRRALRG from the coding sequence ATGTCCGAGCTGCTGGCCGTTCCCGAGTCCCGCGCCTTTCCCCTGCGCCGGCTGCTGCAGCCGCTGCTGGGCGCCCGCAGCGTGGCGCTTCACACGCACGTGCACGCCGACGGCGACGGGGCCGGGTCGCAGGCGGCGCTGGCGGCGTGGCTGGAGGGGCGGGGAATCCGCTGCACCATCGTCAACCCCACGCCCTTTCCCGACTCGCTGCGCTTCGTGCTTCACCGCCAGGACGTGGTGGCCGACCTGGGCACCCCCGAGGCCGAGGCCGCCCTGGACGAGGCCGACCTTTTCCTGGTGCTCGACACCAGCGAGCCGGAGCGCATCGGCAAGCTGGCGCAGCGCATTCCCCGCGACCGCACGCTGGTGGTGGACCATCACCCCGCGGGAAGCGAGGTGGTGGGCGACGTGGCCGTGCAGGACCCCACCGCCGCCGCCACCGGCGAAATGGTGTACGACATCATCACGCTGTCGGGCGACGCCGTGCCGCAGGCGTCGGCGCTGGGCGCGTACGTGGCGCTGGTCAGCGATACGGGGTCGTTCCGCTTCGGCAACACCACGCCCCGGGTGCTGGCGGTGGCCGGCGAGCTGATGACGCTGGGCATCGACCCCGAGGTGGTGTACCGCCGCCTGTTCGCCACGGCGCCGCGCCGCCGGCTGGAGCTGCTGCGCGAGGCGCTGGCCACCCTGGAAAGCGACGACCGCGTGGGGTGGATGGTGGTGCCGCACGAGGTCACCCGGCGGCTGGGCGTTTCCGGCGAAGACTTCGACGGGCTGATCGAGCACGTTCGCTCCATGGAGGGCACGGAGGTGGCGCTGCTCTTCCGGGAGACCGCGCCCGGCGAAACCAAGATCTCCTTCCGCTCCAACGGCGCCGCCGACGTCAACCGCATCGCGCGCGAGTTCGGCGGGGGCGGGCACGTGAAGGCGGCCGGCGCCAACGTCCCGGAGCCCGCCGCCACCCTGGTTCCCCGCGTGATCGAAGCCGTCCGCCGCGCCCTCCGCGGCTGA
- a CDS encoding amino acid permease, which produces MSLFARKNIDELQADAFSEGEHSLKRELGPLNLVSLGIGAIIGTGIFVLTGTAAAQHAGPAIVLAFVFAGIACVFAGLCYAEFASMIPIAGSAYTYGYATLGELIAWIIGWDLILEYLFGAATVAAGWSGYVNSFLKDVGVVLPPYLTNPSGELVQAPGSDTWVRKTEELTQSLAAQGVSIDTLPQANGGFNIIAALGIFAVTVLLVTGIKESARFNNFAVGIKLAVVGAFILAGGYYVLTHWGQSMDHWTPFIPQRTGPGAFGFNGIIAAGGVIFFAYIGFDAVSTTAQEARNPQRDMPIGILGSLVICTVLYILVSGIMTGIVEYPRLNVGEPIAVAIDATGYTWLAPWIKVGAIAGLSSVMLVMLMSQPRIFYTMSRDGLLPPVFSRLHPRFRTPHISSALVGLVCAFLAGYYDVSELGHLVSIGTLLAFSIVCAGVWYLRVKEPNRPRPFKTPFVPLFPILGILSCVYLMTGLPRVAWERLFLWLAIGLAIYFLYGRRNSVVQRTHHQAHIDTPPRPTYTDEK; this is translated from the coding sequence ATGAGTCTTTTCGCCCGCAAGAACATCGACGAGCTGCAGGCGGACGCCTTTTCCGAAGGCGAGCACAGCCTGAAACGCGAGCTCGGCCCGCTGAACCTGGTGTCGCTGGGCATCGGCGCCATCATCGGAACGGGTATCTTCGTGCTCACGGGCACGGCGGCCGCGCAGCACGCGGGACCCGCGATCGTGCTGGCGTTCGTGTTCGCCGGCATCGCCTGCGTCTTCGCCGGCCTCTGCTATGCCGAGTTCGCGTCCATGATCCCCATCGCGGGCTCCGCGTACACCTACGGCTACGCCACGCTGGGCGAGCTGATCGCGTGGATCATCGGGTGGGACCTGATCCTGGAGTACCTGTTCGGCGCGGCGACGGTGGCGGCGGGGTGGTCGGGGTACGTGAACTCGTTCCTCAAGGACGTGGGCGTCGTCCTTCCGCCCTACCTGACCAACCCGTCCGGTGAGCTGGTGCAGGCCCCGGGCTCCGACACCTGGGTGCGCAAGACCGAGGAGCTCACCCAGTCACTGGCGGCGCAGGGCGTCAGCATCGACACCCTTCCGCAGGCGAACGGCGGCTTCAACATCATCGCGGCGCTCGGCATCTTCGCCGTGACGGTGCTGCTGGTGACGGGCATCAAGGAGTCGGCGCGCTTCAACAACTTCGCGGTGGGCATCAAGCTGGCCGTGGTCGGGGCGTTCATCCTGGCGGGCGGCTACTACGTCCTCACGCACTGGGGACAGTCGATGGACCACTGGACGCCCTTCATCCCGCAGCGTACCGGTCCGGGGGCGTTCGGCTTCAACGGCATCATCGCGGCGGGCGGCGTGATCTTCTTCGCCTACATCGGCTTCGACGCGGTGTCGACCACGGCGCAGGAAGCGCGGAACCCGCAGCGCGACATGCCCATCGGCATCCTGGGCTCGCTGGTCATCTGCACCGTGCTGTACATCCTGGTGTCGGGGATCATGACCGGCATCGTGGAGTACCCGCGCCTGAACGTGGGCGAGCCCATCGCGGTGGCCATCGACGCCACGGGCTACACCTGGCTGGCTCCGTGGATCAAGGTGGGCGCCATCGCCGGTCTTTCGTCGGTGATGCTGGTGATGCTGATGAGCCAGCCGCGCATCTTCTACACGATGTCGCGCGACGGCCTGCTTCCGCCGGTGTTCAGCCGCCTGCACCCGCGCTTCCGCACGCCGCACATCAGCAGCGCGCTGGTGGGCCTGGTCTGCGCGTTCCTGGCGGGGTACTACGACGTGTCGGAGCTGGGACACCTGGTGTCCATCGGCACGCTGCTGGCCTTCAGCATCGTGTGCGCGGGCGTGTGGTACCTGCGCGTGAAGGAGCCGAACCGTCCGCGCCCGTTCAAGACGCCGTTCGTGCCGCTGTTCCCCATCCTGGGCATCCTGTCGTGCGTGTACCTGATGACGGGGCTGCCGCGTGTTGCGTGGGAGCGGCTGTTCCTGTGGCTGGCCATCGGCCTGGCGATCTACTTCCTGTACGGCCGGCGGAACAGCGTGGTGCAGCGCACGCACCACCAGGCGCACATCGACACGCCTCCTCGCCCGACGTACACGGACGAGAAGTAA
- a CDS encoding response regulator → MPPVTVLIVDDDPDHQTVCGVLLQHAGYRVLQARDGAEGVLMARDSRPDVVLMDMRMPRMDGIAARRELAQSPETSGIPVVALTADVLKWPEARVLEEGFSALLPKPCNLHRILTVVRRLAPAPSSQGELVAAG, encoded by the coding sequence ATGCCGCCCGTTACCGTTCTGATCGTCGACGACGACCCCGATCACCAGACCGTCTGCGGCGTCCTGCTTCAGCACGCCGGCTACCGCGTACTCCAGGCCCGCGACGGCGCGGAGGGCGTGCTGATGGCCCGCGACTCCCGCCCCGACGTGGTGCTGATGGACATGCGCATGCCTCGCATGGACGGAATCGCGGCGCGCCGGGAGCTGGCGCAGTCGCCGGAAACGTCCGGCATCCCCGTGGTCGCCCTCACGGCCGACGTCCTGAAGTGGCCGGAGGCGCGCGTTCTGGAAGAAGGCTTCAGCGCGCTGCTTCCCAAGCCGTGCAACCTGCACCGCATCCTTACCGTCGTGCGCCGGCTGGCGCCCGCCCCTTCGTCGCAGGGGGAACTGGTGGCCGCCGGCTGA